From a single Kitasatospora azatica KCTC 9699 genomic region:
- a CDS encoding alpha/beta fold hydrolase: protein MQPRLVKTADCRTLAVQTFGDPAGRPVFLLHGTPGSKVGPTPRSTVLYHLGVHLIAFDRPGYGGSDRLRGRQVASAAADVRAIADEFGLERFAVVGRSGGGPHALACGALLPGRVHRVAALVSLAPRDAEGLDWYAGMTASNVRAYRAAERDHQRIAATMEQRARRIRDDPATLIADLRRELSGTDRAVVSDAGIRRLLQSNYREAFRQNADGWIDDVLAFTTDWGFKAQDVTAATWLWHGADDMFSPVDHSRWLAAHIPDATLFLEPGAAHFSSFRVLTAALKWAAGSPT from the coding sequence GTGCAGCCGCGACTGGTCAAGACCGCCGACTGCCGAACCCTGGCGGTGCAGACCTTCGGCGACCCCGCCGGCCGCCCCGTCTTCCTGCTGCACGGCACCCCGGGCAGCAAGGTCGGGCCGACCCCGCGCAGCACCGTGCTCTACCACCTCGGCGTCCACCTGATCGCCTTCGACCGCCCGGGCTACGGCGGTTCGGACCGCCTGCGGGGCCGGCAGGTGGCCTCGGCGGCGGCGGACGTGCGGGCGATCGCCGACGAGTTCGGCCTGGAACGGTTCGCCGTGGTCGGCCGCTCCGGCGGCGGGCCGCACGCGCTGGCCTGCGGCGCCCTGCTGCCCGGCCGGGTGCACCGGGTGGCCGCGCTGGTCAGCCTGGCGCCCCGGGACGCCGAGGGCCTGGACTGGTACGCCGGGATGACCGCGTCCAACGTCCGCGCCTACCGCGCCGCCGAGCGCGACCACCAGCGGATCGCCGCCACCATGGAGCAGCGGGCCCGCCGGATCCGCGACGACCCGGCCACCCTGATCGCCGATCTGCGCCGCGAACTCTCCGGCACCGACCGGGCGGTGGTCTCGGACGCCGGAATCCGCCGGCTGTTGCAGAGCAACTACCGCGAGGCCTTCCGGCAGAACGCGGACGGCTGGATCGACGACGTCCTCGCCTTCACCACCGACTGGGGCTTCAAGGCGCAGGACGTCACGGCGGCCACCTGGCTCTGGCACGGCGCCGACGACATGTTCTCGCCGGTCGACCACTCCCGCTGGCTGGCCGCCCACATCCCCGACGCCACGCTCTTCCTGGAGCCCGGCGCCGCCCACTTCAGCTCCTTCCGGGTGCTCACCGCCGCCCTGAAGTGGGCGGCGGGCAGCCCGACCTGA
- a CDS encoding DUF4231 domain-containing protein gives MAAGGPPTDPVSERELLPELFHAADSTSLLAQRRSITLVRWELLLLTAAAAVGSLGGGGFAWAAAAGYLATATLAVALTRQQPLGLWYEGRAAAESVKTLAWKYAVRADAYQPPPTTLPDAEGLYQLQLRGLLRGFRHSAALPADAEQQAGVTAAMRELREQPLEVRREVYLRDRVQVQYDWYRAKAGYCERAGRVTEWLGIALPAVGLLLAVLRAVGTLRFDPLGTVSAVAASVAAWAQLRQYRPLAAAYRLAADELELVRAQLTQLDLAAGGSEELWARLARDAEDAVSREHTTWQARREVRGPNH, from the coding sequence ATGGCGGCCGGCGGACCACCCACTGATCCGGTCAGTGAACGGGAGTTGCTGCCGGAGCTCTTCCACGCGGCCGACTCCACCTCGCTGCTCGCCCAGCGGCGCTCGATCACCCTGGTCCGCTGGGAGCTGCTGCTGCTCACCGCGGCCGCGGCCGTCGGCTCGCTGGGCGGCGGCGGCTTCGCCTGGGCGGCGGCGGCCGGCTACCTGGCCACCGCCACGCTGGCCGTGGCGCTGACCCGGCAGCAGCCGCTGGGCCTGTGGTACGAGGGCCGGGCCGCCGCCGAGTCGGTCAAGACGCTGGCCTGGAAGTACGCGGTGCGGGCCGACGCCTATCAGCCACCGCCGACCACGCTGCCCGACGCCGAGGGCCTCTACCAGCTCCAACTGCGCGGCCTGCTGCGCGGTTTCCGGCACAGCGCGGCGCTGCCCGCCGACGCCGAGCAGCAGGCCGGCGTCACCGCCGCGATGCGCGAGCTGCGCGAACAGCCGCTGGAGGTGCGGCGCGAGGTGTACCTGCGCGACCGGGTGCAGGTGCAGTACGACTGGTACCGGGCCAAGGCCGGCTACTGCGAGCGGGCCGGGCGGGTGACCGAGTGGCTGGGCATCGCGCTGCCGGCCGTCGGCCTGCTGCTCGCCGTGCTGCGGGCGGTCGGCACGCTGCGCTTCGACCCGCTGGGCACCGTCTCGGCGGTGGCCGCCTCGGTCGCCGCCTGGGCCCAACTGCGCCAGTACCGGCCACTGGCCGCCGCCTACCGGCTGGCCGCCGACGAACTGGAGCTGGTCCGCGCCCAGTTGACCCAGCTCGACCTGGCCGCCGGCGGCTCCGAGGAGCTCTGGGCCCGACTGGCCCGGGACGCCGAGGACGCCGTCTCGCGCGAGCACACCACCTGGCAGGCCCGCCGCGAGGTCCGCGGCCCCAACCACTGA
- a CDS encoding SIS domain-containing protein gives MNDLVGQYFDAAVAHLQRVRTEEAEAIERAAALLAEAVAENRRIFAFGAGHSSLPAQDVVYRAGGLVVFNLLNVPGMTGVNVMPAPLGSALERVSGLATATLDLTPATAGDLLFVISLSGRQVMPVELAAHARARGLRVVGVTSLDYPGRVSSQHPSGTYLKDHCDVVLDNKIEVGDHELSHPGVETGFGSVSTIVTSALMQAVVASAVGRLADQGITPPLFRSGNVDGGTDWNAKLMVEHADRIYYSF, from the coding sequence ATGAACGACCTGGTCGGGCAGTACTTCGACGCTGCGGTGGCACACCTGCAGCGGGTACGCACCGAGGAGGCCGAGGCGATCGAGCGGGCGGCCGCGCTGCTCGCCGAGGCGGTCGCGGAGAACCGGCGGATCTTCGCCTTCGGCGCCGGCCACTCCTCGCTCCCGGCCCAGGACGTGGTCTACCGGGCCGGCGGCCTGGTGGTCTTCAACCTGCTGAACGTGCCCGGCATGACCGGCGTCAACGTGATGCCCGCGCCGCTCGGCAGCGCCCTGGAGCGGGTCTCCGGGCTGGCCACCGCGACCCTGGACCTGACCCCGGCCACCGCCGGTGACCTGCTCTTCGTCATCTCGTTGTCCGGCCGGCAGGTGATGCCGGTGGAGTTGGCCGCGCACGCCCGGGCCCGCGGCCTGCGGGTGGTCGGGGTCACCTCGCTCGACTACCCGGGCCGGGTCAGCTCGCAGCACCCCTCGGGGACGTACCTCAAGGACCACTGCGACGTGGTGCTGGACAACAAGATCGAGGTGGGTGACCACGAACTCAGCCACCCGGGCGTGGAGACCGGCTTCGGCTCCGTCTCCACCATCGTGACCAGCGCCTTGATGCAGGCAGTGGTGGCGAGCGCGGTCGGCCGGCTGGCCGACCAGGGCATCACCCCGCCGCTGTTCCGCTCCGGCAACGTGGACGGCGGCACCGACTGGAACGCCAAGCTGATGGTCGAACACGCGGACCGGATCTACTACTCCTTCTGA
- a CDS encoding metal-dependent transcriptional regulator, giving the protein MSGLIDTTEMYLRTILELEEEGIVPMRARIAERLEQSGPTVSQTVGRMERDGLLQVAGDRHLELTEEGRRLAVRVMRKHRIAECLLVDVIGLEWEQVHEEACRWEHVMSETVERKVLAMLGHPTQSPYGNPIPGLDELGDTKAEGEGFDAALVTLDALHPGEAGADVVVRRIGEPIQTDEVLMRTLRRAGVRPGATVRVAPMAGGVLVGAGEDAAELGKEIAAHVFVAQA; this is encoded by the coding sequence ATGTCTGGGCTGATCGACACGACTGAGATGTACCTTCGCACCATCCTGGAACTGGAGGAGGAGGGCATCGTCCCGATGCGCGCCCGGATCGCCGAGCGCCTGGAACAGAGCGGTCCCACGGTCAGCCAGACGGTCGGCCGGATGGAGCGGGACGGTCTGCTCCAGGTCGCGGGCGACCGTCACCTGGAACTCACCGAGGAGGGCCGCCGGCTCGCCGTGCGGGTGATGCGCAAGCACCGGATCGCCGAGTGCCTGCTGGTCGACGTGATCGGCCTGGAGTGGGAGCAGGTGCACGAGGAGGCCTGTCGCTGGGAACACGTGATGAGCGAGACGGTCGAGCGCAAGGTGCTCGCCATGCTCGGCCACCCGACCCAGTCGCCCTACGGCAACCCGATCCCCGGCCTGGACGAGCTCGGCGACACCAAGGCCGAGGGCGAGGGCTTCGACGCCGCCCTGGTCACGCTGGACGCGCTGCACCCGGGCGAGGCCGGCGCCGATGTGGTGGTCCGCCGGATCGGCGAGCCGATCCAGACCGACGAGGTGCTGATGCGCACGCTGCGCCGGGCCGGGGTCCGCCCGGGGGCGACGGTGCGGGTGGCGCCGATGGCCGGCGGGGTGCTGGTCGGTGCGGGGGAGGACGCCGCCGAGCTCGGCAAGGAGATCGCGGCGCACGTCTTCGTCGCCCAGGCGTAG
- a CDS encoding bifunctional DNA primase/polymerase gives MEETPGAPEQGSDGKPISPLLIEAVRYAEERHWEVVPGTHLIEDDGPPRCSCGAPACPMPGAHPVTQDWQRRASAGPGVVRRWWTENPQASILLPTGRSFDALDVPERAGCLALARMERMDLQLGPVLEAPAPPGQRGRRLLFLVLPGTLAKLPEMLRRLGWGPGRLDLTGRGEGDWIVAPPSRLGAYGFAQWARKPSAANRWLPDAQELINPLTYACGREAPAARVTAPSPVPAAPRR, from the coding sequence GTGGAAGAGACCCCAGGAGCCCCGGAGCAGGGCAGTGACGGCAAGCCGATCTCCCCGCTGCTGATCGAAGCGGTCCGCTATGCGGAGGAGCGGCACTGGGAGGTCGTGCCAGGCACCCACCTGATCGAGGACGACGGGCCGCCGCGCTGCTCCTGCGGCGCCCCGGCCTGCCCGATGCCGGGCGCGCACCCGGTCACCCAGGACTGGCAGCGCCGGGCCAGCGCCGGCCCCGGCGTGGTGCGGCGCTGGTGGACCGAGAACCCGCAGGCCTCGATCCTGCTGCCGACCGGGCGTTCCTTCGACGCGCTGGACGTGCCGGAGCGGGCCGGCTGCCTGGCGCTGGCCCGGATGGAGCGGATGGACCTGCAGCTCGGCCCGGTACTGGAGGCGCCGGCCCCGCCCGGGCAGCGCGGCCGGCGGCTGCTCTTCCTGGTGCTGCCGGGCACCCTGGCCAAGCTGCCGGAGATGCTGCGCCGGCTCGGCTGGGGTCCGGGCCGGCTGGACCTGACCGGCCGTGGCGAGGGCGACTGGATCGTCGCCCCGCCGTCCCGGCTCGGCGCGTACGGCTTCGCCCAGTGGGCCCGCAAGCCGTCCGCGGCCAACCGCTGGCTGCCGGACGCGCAGGAGCTGATCAACCCGCTGACCTACGCCTGCGGCCGGGAGGCCCCGGCTGCCCGGGTGACCGCGCCCAGCCCGGTGCCGGCGGCGCCGAGGCGCTGA
- a CDS encoding ABC transporter substrate-binding protein, translated as MTDAMRAPQRRSRRGRYLALAATAALLPALLATSACGGPADAATGKSELTVLTFAPAGTGATDRPGMTALAGAIGAEIDAQGGISGHRLKVLTCNEHNTADGAAACARQAVDAGAVAVVGSYSQFGDTFMPLLENARIPYIGGYGLSRPEFTSPISYPVAGGTPALIAGSGRQLVAAGCRTVSLIRPDTPAGDNLVGALAGALNPAGVKLTDVRTGEKSTDYTGQAKQAIGDDKPNNCVTAALGPVPTLNLLDSLRRQPHKNTRLASVIGSFQQSVVDSTGGDTGPLGGAYATGWYPPETSAVWDPLRATVRTHGAADVNIDDADPGVETTWVGYQVFLKAVQRLGSHPVTPQSLRETLDNGGPIDTGGATPPLSWGLTSMLASADSPRLVNTSVTFQQVQGGRLVEQQPGFVDVRWVLTGGKPPAS; from the coding sequence ATGACCGACGCAATGCGTGCGCCTCAACGGCGCAGCCGACGCGGCCGCTACCTGGCCCTGGCCGCCACGGCCGCGCTACTGCCGGCCCTGCTCGCCACCTCCGCCTGCGGTGGACCCGCGGACGCCGCCACCGGCAAGTCCGAGCTCACCGTCCTCACCTTCGCCCCCGCCGGCACCGGCGCCACCGACCGCCCGGGCATGACCGCGCTGGCCGGCGCGATCGGCGCCGAGATCGACGCCCAGGGCGGCATCTCCGGCCACCGGCTCAAGGTGCTCACATGCAACGAGCACAACACCGCCGACGGCGCCGCGGCCTGCGCGAGGCAGGCCGTGGACGCGGGCGCGGTCGCAGTGGTCGGCTCGTACAGCCAGTTCGGCGACACCTTCATGCCGCTGCTGGAGAACGCCCGGATCCCGTACATCGGCGGCTACGGCCTGTCCCGGCCCGAGTTCACCAGCCCGATCTCCTACCCGGTGGCCGGCGGCACCCCCGCGCTGATCGCCGGCAGCGGGCGGCAGCTGGTCGCCGCCGGATGCCGGACGGTGTCGCTGATCCGCCCCGACACCCCCGCCGGGGACAACCTGGTCGGCGCGCTGGCCGGGGCACTCAACCCGGCCGGGGTCAAGCTCACCGACGTGCGCACCGGGGAGAAGTCCACCGACTACACCGGGCAGGCCAAGCAGGCGATCGGCGACGACAAGCCGAACAACTGCGTCACCGCGGCGCTCGGCCCGGTGCCCACCCTCAACCTGCTGGACTCGCTGCGCCGCCAGCCGCACAAGAACACCCGGCTCGCCTCGGTGATCGGCAGCTTCCAGCAGTCGGTGGTCGACTCCACCGGCGGCGACACGGGGCCGCTCGGCGGCGCCTACGCGACGGGCTGGTACCCGCCGGAGACCTCGGCGGTCTGGGACCCGCTGCGGGCCACCGTACGGACCCACGGGGCCGCCGACGTGAACATCGACGACGCCGACCCCGGGGTCGAGACCACCTGGGTCGGCTACCAGGTCTTCCTGAAGGCCGTCCAGCGGCTCGGCTCCCACCCGGTCACCCCGCAGTCGCTGCGCGAGACCCTCGACAACGGCGGCCCGATCGACACCGGGGGCGCCACCCCGCCGCTGAGCTGGGGCCTGACCAGCATGCTGGCCAGCGCCGACTCCCCGCGCCTGGTGAACACCTCGGTCACCTTCCAGCAGGTCCAGGGCGGCCGCCTGGTCGAACAGCAACCGGGCTTCGTCGACGTCCGCTGGGTCCTCACCGGCGGCAAGCCCCCGGCCTCCTGA
- a CDS encoding SCO4402 family protein, translating to MAVTTDSSNSSARNPSRSGRRSSTMGGMPLNDLPWWRWRARLRSALHMLADPAFQHEYWATGREGYGDVTDAVYRLVEDSWLDRWSAEKYIGTVVRDAAEAALVDAAVLRVLRILHEVGADAPAAVYLAHPDWPEAVAAARAAHELLARNDGEDPDTAPRSLEVLRILTRIG from the coding sequence ATGGCGGTCACCACAGATTCTTCGAACAGCTCTGCTCGAAACCCTTCTCGTTCGGGGCGCCGCTCCAGCACCATGGGCGGCATGCCGCTCAACGATCTGCCCTGGTGGCGCTGGCGCGCCCGGCTTCGCTCCGCCCTGCACATGCTCGCCGACCCGGCCTTCCAGCACGAGTACTGGGCGACCGGCCGGGAAGGCTACGGCGATGTCACCGACGCGGTCTACCGGCTGGTGGAGGACAGCTGGTTGGACCGCTGGTCGGCCGAGAAGTACATCGGCACCGTGGTCCGGGACGCCGCCGAGGCCGCCCTGGTGGACGCCGCGGTGCTGCGGGTGCTGAGGATCCTGCACGAGGTGGGTGCGGACGCCCCGGCGGCCGTCTACCTGGCCCACCCCGACTGGCCGGAGGCGGTGGCGGCGGCCCGGGCCGCGCACGAACTGCTGGCCCGCAACGACGGCGAGGACCCGGACACGGCGCCGCGTTCGCTCGAAGTACTGAGGATTCTCACCCGAATCGGCTGA
- the purU gene encoding formyltetrahydrofolate deformylase codes for MEQQTASESNQYVLTLSCPDKQGIVHAVSSYLFMTGCNIIDSQQYGDRDSDSGLFFMRVHFSAERPVTVESLRASFAAIGASFAMEWAIHPAASRMRVVLMVSKFGHCLNDLLFRTSIGALPVEIVAVVSNHTDFEELTGSYGIPFVHIPVTRDTKAEAERQLLDLVEAEGVELVVLARYMQVLSDDLCKALSGRVINIHHSFLPSFKGAKPYHQAHARGVKLIGATAHYVTADLDEGPIIEQEVARVQHDVTPDQLVALGRDVECQALARAVKWHSEHRVLLNGSRTVVFA; via the coding sequence GTGGAGCAGCAGACCGCAAGCGAGTCGAACCAGTACGTGCTCACCCTCTCCTGCCCGGACAAGCAGGGGATCGTGCACGCGGTCTCCAGCTACCTGTTCATGACCGGCTGCAACATCATCGACAGCCAGCAGTACGGCGACCGGGACAGCGACAGCGGGCTCTTCTTCATGCGGGTGCACTTCTCGGCCGAGCGCCCGGTGACGGTGGAGAGCCTGCGGGCCAGCTTCGCCGCGATCGGCGCCTCCTTCGCGATGGAGTGGGCGATCCACCCGGCGGCCAGCCGGATGCGCGTGGTCCTGATGGTCAGCAAGTTCGGGCACTGCCTCAACGACCTGCTGTTCCGCACCTCGATCGGCGCGCTGCCGGTGGAGATCGTCGCCGTGGTCTCCAACCACACCGACTTCGAGGAGCTCACCGGCTCCTACGGGATCCCCTTCGTGCACATCCCGGTCACCCGGGACACCAAGGCCGAGGCGGAGCGGCAGCTGCTCGACCTGGTGGAGGCCGAGGGGGTCGAACTGGTGGTGCTGGCCCGCTACATGCAGGTGCTCTCGGACGACCTGTGCAAGGCGCTCTCCGGCCGGGTGATCAACATCCACCACTCCTTCCTGCCGAGCTTCAAGGGCGCCAAGCCGTACCACCAGGCGCACGCCCGGGGCGTGAAGCTGATCGGTGCCACCGCCCACTATGTGACGGCCGACCTGGACGAGGGGCCGATCATCGAGCAGGAGGTGGCCCGGGTGCAGCACGATGTGACGCCGGACCAGCTGGTCGCGCTCGGCCGGGACGTGGAGTGCCAGGCACTGGCCCGCGCGGTCAAGTGGCACAGCGAGCACCGGGTGCTGCTGAACGGCAGCCGCACCGTCGTCTTCGCCTGA
- a CDS encoding zf-HC2 domain-containing protein has product MTTEQGGTGQGWTGQEHDALRSLLGAWALRACQPEEAAELERHLAGCADCAEEGDRLRRAAGRLSIDDPLDQPDGLRQQVLDFCLARRAPAHPLAPWAAPFAAETAKLDALLRDLGRAEWREVAELPWHGGVLRLNPAEVLCHLAAVDGLLATTLGLPDPVKPTEPQVPRQGGQPAGPWAGLLDRTERLTRAQAEASTEEVRLLWRSQTQAVLRFAEPPAAALEVDYGFATVPVRDAFIDRAFETWIHGEDVARAVDYPYALPSPSHLRLMVDLAARMLPAALAGRRQAAFAGGPAETGDGRVLRLVIEGPASGEWLIPLDGPARQASPEPPQADPVAELVMDGVEFCQLAAAHRDPEHLPVGEYGDRAAIRELLTAVPLLSRP; this is encoded by the coding sequence GTGACGACGGAGCAGGGCGGCACCGGGCAGGGCTGGACCGGGCAGGAGCACGACGCCCTGCGCAGCCTGCTCGGCGCCTGGGCGTTGCGGGCCTGCCAGCCCGAGGAGGCCGCCGAACTCGAACGCCACCTGGCCGGCTGCGCCGACTGCGCCGAGGAGGGCGACCGGCTGCGCCGGGCCGCCGGCCGGCTGAGCATCGACGATCCACTCGACCAGCCGGACGGGCTGCGCCAGCAGGTACTGGACTTCTGCCTCGCCCGCCGCGCACCGGCCCATCCGCTGGCCCCCTGGGCCGCGCCGTTCGCCGCCGAGACCGCCAAGCTGGACGCGCTGCTGCGCGACCTGGGCCGGGCCGAGTGGCGGGAGGTGGCCGAACTGCCCTGGCACGGCGGCGTGCTACGGCTGAACCCGGCCGAGGTGCTGTGCCACCTGGCCGCCGTGGACGGACTGCTCGCCACCACCCTCGGCCTGCCCGATCCGGTGAAGCCGACCGAGCCGCAGGTGCCCCGGCAGGGCGGGCAGCCGGCCGGACCCTGGGCCGGACTGCTGGACCGCACCGAACGGCTCACCCGGGCCCAGGCGGAGGCCTCCACCGAGGAGGTGCGGCTGCTCTGGCGCAGCCAGACCCAGGCCGTGCTGCGGTTCGCCGAACCACCGGCCGCCGCCCTCGAGGTGGACTACGGCTTCGCCACCGTCCCGGTGCGGGACGCGTTCATCGACCGCGCCTTCGAGACCTGGATCCACGGCGAGGACGTGGCCCGGGCGGTGGACTACCCGTACGCGCTGCCGTCGCCGAGCCACCTGCGGCTGATGGTCGACCTGGCGGCCCGGATGCTGCCGGCCGCGCTGGCCGGGCGGCGGCAGGCCGCCTTCGCGGGCGGGCCCGCCGAGACCGGCGACGGCCGGGTGCTGCGGCTGGTGATCGAGGGGCCGGCCTCCGGCGAGTGGCTGATCCCGTTGGACGGCCCGGCGCGGCAGGCCTCACCGGAACCGCCACAGGCCGATCCGGTGGCCGAACTGGTGATGGACGGCGTGGAGTTCTGCCAGCTCGCGGCCGCGCACCGGGATCCGGAGCACCTCCCGGTCGGCGAGTACGGCGACCGGGCGGCGATCCGCGAGCTGCTGACGGCGGTGCCGCTGCTGTCGCGGCCGTGA
- a CDS encoding sigma-70 family RNA polymerase sigma factor, giving the protein MTAPDWDQQMRSRLARGEESALGELYDQLSPLVHGLAGKILGDETAAAQLTREVFGHLWEHPEEFDPERSLRSWVGELTHRRAVERLQRADLGPEEIHERAAAAQVQYVVAALPPALRETLETTWYDGRTYQETARQLGITEQVARQRLRLGLQLLATELEFGS; this is encoded by the coding sequence ATGACCGCGCCGGACTGGGACCAGCAGATGCGGTCGCGGTTGGCCCGCGGCGAGGAGAGCGCGCTCGGCGAGCTCTACGACCAGCTCTCGCCCCTGGTGCACGGCCTGGCCGGCAAGATCCTCGGCGACGAGACCGCCGCTGCCCAGCTGACCCGCGAGGTCTTCGGCCATCTCTGGGAGCACCCCGAGGAGTTCGACCCCGAGCGGTCACTGCGCTCCTGGGTCGGCGAACTCACCCACCGGCGGGCCGTCGAACGCCTGCAGCGGGCCGACCTCGGCCCCGAGGAGATCCACGAACGCGCCGCCGCCGCCCAGGTGCAGTACGTGGTGGCCGCGCTGCCGCCGGCCCTGCGCGAGACCCTCGAGACCACCTGGTACGACGGCCGCACCTACCAGGAGACCGCCCGGCAGCTCGGCATCACCGAGCAGGTGGCCCGCCAACGGCTCCGCCTCGGCCTGCAACTGCTCGCCACTGAACTGGAGTTCGGCTCGTGA
- a CDS encoding ATP-binding protein: MQVLQVQLAVAADPAEVGRARQWVRARLLAVGADPRAGYAETLVLVVSELVTNAVVHTGRPAVLRLLWPEGDRAVRVEVTDASGAAPLPRHASGDATNGRGLELVDLLCERWGWYPHGSGKLVWCEIDRIGVAGGASVAEFLTVH, translated from the coding sequence GTGCAGGTGCTTCAGGTACAGCTCGCGGTGGCCGCCGACCCCGCAGAGGTCGGTCGGGCTCGGCAGTGGGTCCGCGCCAGACTGCTCGCCGTCGGGGCCGACCCCCGGGCCGGGTACGCCGAGACGCTGGTGCTGGTGGTCTCGGAGCTGGTGACCAACGCGGTGGTGCACACCGGTCGTCCGGCGGTGCTGCGGCTGCTCTGGCCGGAAGGCGACCGCGCGGTCCGGGTCGAGGTGACGGATGCCAGCGGAGCGGCCCCGCTGCCCCGGCACGCGTCCGGGGACGCCACCAACGGCCGGGGCCTCGAACTGGTCGACCTGCTCTGCGAGCGCTGGGGCTGGTACCCGCACGGCTCGGGCAAGTTGGTCTGGTGCGAGATCGACCGGATCGGCGTCGCTGGCGGTGCCTCGGTAGCCGAGTTCCTGACCGTGCACTGA